One window of the bacterium genome contains the following:
- a CDS encoding carbohydrate-binding protein, translated as MISKTSFRSLLLVLAAIAAGPAFSATVNVGLGSYSTTLPAGEIGPQNSSGQNISPKVSSGFSLPVQSNDFWSSLIYPFYSSPHSNVLYAHPLMVKAIATGLQVGHTPTHVYAANDYLYPFSLQLTVGVAGLSAAQTRTHDYGDWTATALWDDGAQTMEATFGHGLPFVFFRLTGGNAVVTPEGAFTTWYNQNGTLGLTIQGRHYGVFAPSGSTWTGTGPLQSSLNGQDYLSIALLPDAQPATIALFRKHAYAFVTGSTVDWQYDEAAATLQTTYAYETQLMESNGTSVNETMTALYRHQWLHTSAPLTAYSYPSVNGQMKLYEGSTFTTDLPFSGVLPALPDRGDYNRAELLAQVQAVAAESIPVGPTYENGKAMGRFAHLVHIADQLGATAERDHFLAEIKSRLEDWFTVGGEQEYSYIDNWDVLTGYPSGYGADNQINDHHFHASYAIMSAAVVAQYDSTWAAQGNWGGMVNLLIRDCNNWDRTDTRFPFLRSHDAYAGHSWAAGHGDFGDGNNQESSSESMNFATAVVLWGEATGQAAIRDLGVFLHATETTAVEQYWFDVDNAVFPASYPHVAIGMVWGGKGVHSTWFGADPEFIHGINILPVNGGSLYLGHHPDHVLANYSEIVAENSGQPNIWQDLLWEYLALADPNLALSYYFADSDYEPFDGESRAHTMHWLFNLKKMGRVDTTIFADIPTYAVFRDPAGDLTYVAYNAGPASRLVTFTDGFSFTVGPRETASFSTSPADPDAPVVLLLADRVSGKAPLTIQFTGSQSFDPNGSPLTFAWSFDGAGSSTAADTTVTFSEVGDHWVRLTITNALALSAQDSVLVTVLPSGTPYSGVPAPVPGRIQAENYDNGGEGIAYHDMNANNIGLAYRPAEGVDLEAAAGGGYDLYWIVAGEWIEYTFSVAEAGYFDFVPFVATVPGFGNFTLSIDNVDVSGKRPVPSTGGFQFWSPIRIASVPLAAGTHIMRFDFDSDTDKTGWLFSINYIDVERVIPSGVDEGVVPAAFGPARTYPNPFNPQTTIEYVVPAEGPVRLAVFDARGRQVRLLADGRMPSGTHTLTWDGRDDDGHQLASGLYFLRFKAAGVDHIGKMVLLK; from the coding sequence ATGATCTCCAAGACGTCGTTCCGCTCCCTGCTGCTCGTCCTCGCCGCGATCGCTGCTGGTCCGGCTTTCAGCGCAACCGTGAACGTAGGCCTGGGAAGCTACAGCACCACGCTGCCGGCCGGTGAGATCGGGCCGCAGAACTCGTCGGGCCAGAACATCTCGCCCAAGGTGTCGTCGGGATTCTCGCTGCCCGTGCAGTCTAACGACTTCTGGAGCAGCCTGATCTACCCGTTCTACAGCAGCCCGCACTCCAACGTGCTCTACGCCCATCCGCTGATGGTCAAGGCCATCGCGACGGGGTTGCAGGTCGGGCACACGCCGACCCATGTCTACGCGGCCAACGACTACCTGTATCCGTTCTCGCTCCAGCTGACGGTGGGCGTGGCCGGGCTTTCCGCCGCGCAGACGCGAACCCACGACTACGGCGACTGGACCGCCACCGCGCTGTGGGACGATGGTGCCCAGACGATGGAGGCCACCTTCGGGCACGGGCTGCCGTTCGTGTTCTTCAGGTTGACCGGCGGCAACGCCGTCGTCACACCCGAAGGCGCGTTCACGACCTGGTACAACCAGAACGGTACGCTCGGGCTCACGATCCAGGGCCGTCACTACGGCGTCTTTGCGCCGAGCGGATCCACGTGGACGGGTACCGGCCCGCTGCAGTCGTCGCTGAACGGCCAGGACTACCTGTCGATCGCGCTGCTGCCCGATGCCCAGCCGGCGACCATCGCGCTCTTCCGGAAGCACGCCTACGCCTTCGTGACCGGCAGCACGGTCGATTGGCAGTACGACGAGGCGGCCGCGACGCTGCAGACCACCTATGCGTACGAGACTCAGTTGATGGAGAGCAACGGGACCAGCGTCAACGAAACGATGACCGCGCTCTACCGCCACCAGTGGCTGCATACGTCGGCACCGTTGACCGCCTACTCGTACCCGTCGGTCAACGGGCAGATGAAGCTGTACGAGGGAAGCACCTTCACGACCGACCTGCCGTTCTCCGGCGTCCTGCCGGCGCTGCCGGACCGGGGCGACTACAACCGCGCCGAGCTGCTCGCGCAGGTACAGGCCGTGGCGGCGGAGAGCATCCCCGTCGGCCCGACGTACGAGAACGGCAAGGCCATGGGGCGCTTCGCCCACCTTGTCCATATCGCCGACCAGCTGGGCGCGACGGCTGAACGCGACCACTTCCTCGCCGAGATCAAGAGCCGGCTGGAAGACTGGTTCACCGTCGGCGGCGAGCAGGAATACTCCTACATCGACAACTGGGATGTCCTGACCGGATACCCTTCCGGCTACGGCGCGGACAACCAGATCAACGACCACCATTTCCACGCGTCCTACGCGATCATGAGCGCGGCCGTCGTGGCGCAGTATGACAGCACCTGGGCCGCGCAGGGCAACTGGGGCGGCATGGTCAACCTGTTGATCCGCGACTGCAACAACTGGGACCGGACGGATACGCGCTTTCCCTTCCTGCGGTCACACGACGCGTATGCCGGGCACTCGTGGGCGGCGGGACACGGCGATTTCGGCGACGGCAACAACCAGGAGTCGAGCTCGGAGTCGATGAACTTCGCCACGGCCGTCGTGCTGTGGGGCGAGGCGACCGGTCAGGCCGCCATTCGCGACCTGGGCGTCTTCCTGCACGCCACCGAGACGACGGCCGTCGAGCAGTACTGGTTCGACGTGGACAACGCGGTGTTTCCGGCCAGCTACCCGCATGTCGCCATCGGCATGGTCTGGGGCGGCAAGGGCGTCCATTCGACCTGGTTCGGGGCCGATCCGGAGTTCATCCACGGCATCAATATCCTGCCGGTGAACGGCGGCTCGCTGTATCTCGGCCATCATCCCGACCATGTTCTCGCCAACTACAGCGAGATCGTGGCGGAAAACAGCGGGCAGCCGAACATCTGGCAGGACCTGCTGTGGGAGTACCTGGCGCTTGCGGACCCGAATCTCGCCCTGTCCTACTACTTTGCCGACAGCGATTACGAACCGTTCGACGGCGAATCGCGCGCCCACACGATGCACTGGCTGTTCAACCTCAAGAAGATGGGCCGGGTGGACACGACGATCTTCGCCGACATCCCGACCTATGCCGTCTTCCGCGACCCGGCCGGCGACCTGACCTACGTCGCCTACAATGCCGGCCCTGCCAGCCGGCTGGTCACGTTCACGGACGGTTTCTCGTTCACGGTCGGCCCGCGCGAAACGGCTTCGTTCAGCACCTCGCCCGCCGATCCGGATGCACCTGTCGTGCTGCTGCTGGCGGACAGGGTTTCCGGCAAGGCGCCGCTCACCATCCAGTTCACGGGCAGCCAGAGCTTCGATCCGAACGGGAGCCCGTTGACGTTCGCCTGGTCGTTCGACGGCGCGGGCTCGAGCACGGCCGCCGACACGACGGTCACCTTCAGCGAGGTCGGCGACCACTGGGTCCGGCTCACGATCACCAATGCGCTCGCCCTCTCGGCGCAGGACAGCGTGCTGGTGACCGTACTGCCCAGCGGCACCCCGTACTCGGGCGTGCCGGCGCCGGTGCCCGGGCGGATCCAGGCGGAAAACTACGACAACGGCGGCGAAGGCATCGCCTACCACGACATGAACGCCAACAACATCGGCCTGGCCTACAGGCCTGCCGAGGGTGTCGACCTCGAAGCGGCCGCCGGCGGGGGTTACGACCTGTACTGGATCGTCGCGGGTGAATGGATCGAGTACACGTTCTCGGTGGCCGAGGCGGGATACTTCGACTTCGTCCCCTTCGTGGCGACCGTCCCGGGTTTCGGCAATTTCACCCTGTCGATCGACAATGTCGACGTGAGTGGGAAAAGGCCTGTGCCGTCCACCGGGGGCTTTCAGTTCTGGAGTCCCATCCGGATCGCCAGCGTGCCGCTCGCAGCCGGGACGCACATCATGCGGTTCGATTTCGACTCCGACACGGACAAGACGGGCTGGCTGTTCAGCATCAACTACATCGACGTCGAACGGGTGATCCCGTCGGGCGTCGACGAAGGCGTCGTCCCTGCCGCCTTCGGCCCGGCCCGCACCTACCCCAACCCGTTCAACCCGCAGACCACGATCGAGTATGTGGTCCCTGCCGAAGGACCGGTCAGGCTGGCCGTCTTCGACGCACGCGGCAGGCAGGTCCGCCTCCTGGCCGACGGGCGCATGCCGTCGGGCACGCACACACTCACCTGGGACGGTCGGGATGATGACGGGCACCAGCTCGCCAGTGGGCTCTACTTCCTTCGATTCAAGGCCGCGGGCGTGGATCATATCGGGAAGATGGTGCTCTTGAAGTGA